The Buttiauxella selenatireducens genome has a window encoding:
- a CDS encoding tryptophan synthase subunit beta produces MYYVQRNDEGQLIRVENAPFSGMTGEVFAETAEISAWKNAGSVVDESMHHRELLQKSDLEMVRVLDDLIFLLIQKGVITITDLPEMAQVKLMNRAQARQGLGGLEGLLNSDDQGIF; encoded by the coding sequence ATGTATTACGTACAACGAAATGATGAAGGCCAGTTGATCCGGGTTGAGAACGCGCCATTTAGTGGAATGACGGGGGAAGTTTTCGCTGAGACGGCTGAAATTTCAGCCTGGAAAAATGCCGGAAGCGTGGTGGACGAAAGCATGCATCATCGGGAGTTGCTGCAAAAAAGTGACCTGGAAATGGTGCGTGTATTGGATGACCTGATTTTTCTGTTAATCCAAAAAGGCGTAATTACGATTACTGACCTGCCAGAAATGGCGCAGGTTAAGCTGATGAATCGTGCGCAGGCGCGCCAGGGGTTAGGCGGATTAGAGGGTCTTTTAAACAGCGACGATCAAGGGATCTTCTAA
- the lapD gene encoding cyclic di-GMP receptor LapD, translating to MSLFKQLLIAIFLFMLIIFSGSFMVNLDSSRDQYTNQLLSHAQDAATALGLSLTPHVDDPAMIELMVSSIFDSGYYNSIRIVDQSSGKSLFERSAPTSIPDVPHWFISLVDVKPQAGEATIMRGWQQAARVEVVSNPVFAIKRLWDSTLANLLWMLACSAVCILAGAMLLRRQLRPLNYMVKQSQAITRREYLTQLDLPKTPELRRVVEAMNLMVTKLKSLFEDQAEHSERLHNEAYLDSQTGIANRRAFDMQMQSRLSDEETAPGYLLLLRIQDLSGLNQRFGGPHTDNLLKHVADMMSVVKSQHAKADSILARIRGGEFALLCPGVTHGEMVNLQHSLTQQLSAFYATGMSDINPVAHTGMVPFNSGDTPQSLLVQADRVLVENETRTTHQTSDLPVPDSAATEDQHLWFTRLDNALSNVQFQLFFQPVVDCKNPKNIIHYKVLSRMLDEEGNSITAGRFLPWIHRFGWGHRLDQVMLGLTLKQLKSYSGHLALSLSGSSLTNETTIKQLLSPLKHHPQLARRLILELDENQMPKPELMEVFVKMLNQHRCGLGLQHFGSRFDMIGHFSQWGLAYLKIDSSYIRHIDIENDKRLFIDVLHSATHNIDLPLIAERVETAGELRVLQEVGIYGAMGQLLGEPAPF from the coding sequence GTGTCACTTTTCAAACAGCTTCTGATAGCGATCTTTCTTTTTATGCTGATTATTTTCAGCGGCAGTTTTATGGTTAATCTCGACAGTTCGCGGGATCAGTACACAAATCAGCTGCTATCACATGCTCAGGATGCTGCAACCGCATTAGGTCTGTCGCTGACACCCCATGTTGACGATCCGGCGATGATTGAGCTGATGGTCAGTTCGATTTTTGATAGCGGCTATTACAATTCGATCCGTATTGTTGATCAGAGTAGCGGTAAATCCCTTTTTGAGCGCAGCGCCCCGACGTCAATCCCGGATGTTCCTCATTGGTTCATAAGCCTGGTCGATGTGAAGCCACAAGCCGGTGAAGCGACGATTATGCGCGGCTGGCAGCAAGCGGCGCGCGTCGAAGTGGTCAGCAACCCGGTGTTTGCAATAAAACGTTTATGGGACAGCACGCTGGCGAATTTGCTGTGGATGTTGGCGTGCAGCGCCGTGTGTATTCTGGCGGGTGCCATGTTGTTACGCCGCCAGTTACGCCCGCTCAACTATATGGTTAAGCAGTCGCAAGCGATTACCCGACGCGAATATCTGACGCAACTCGATTTGCCGAAAACCCCTGAGTTACGCCGCGTCGTCGAAGCCATGAACCTGATGGTCACCAAGCTCAAATCGCTGTTTGAGGATCAGGCAGAACACAGCGAACGTCTGCACAATGAAGCCTATCTTGATAGCCAAACTGGTATTGCTAACCGCCGCGCATTCGATATGCAAATGCAGTCCCGTTTAAGCGATGAAGAGACCGCTCCCGGTTATTTGCTGTTGCTGCGTATTCAAGATCTCAGTGGCCTGAACCAACGTTTTGGCGGCCCGCATACCGATAATCTGCTCAAACATGTCGCTGACATGATGAGCGTGGTGAAAAGCCAGCATGCCAAGGCAGACAGTATTCTGGCGCGTATCCGTGGGGGTGAATTCGCCCTGCTTTGCCCGGGCGTCACGCACGGTGAAATGGTTAATCTGCAACACTCGCTGACACAGCAGCTTTCCGCGTTTTACGCGACGGGCATGTCAGATATCAACCCTGTCGCCCATACCGGGATGGTGCCCTTTAATTCCGGTGATACGCCGCAATCGCTGCTCGTCCAGGCGGATCGCGTGTTAGTGGAAAACGAAACACGTACCACTCATCAGACTAGCGATTTACCTGTCCCCGACAGCGCAGCGACTGAAGATCAGCATTTATGGTTCACCCGTCTTGATAATGCCTTGAGCAACGTGCAGTTCCAGTTATTCTTCCAGCCCGTGGTGGATTGCAAAAATCCGAAAAACATTATTCATTACAAAGTGTTGTCACGCATGCTGGATGAAGAGGGCAATAGCATTACCGCGGGCCGTTTCCTGCCGTGGATCCATCGATTTGGCTGGGGCCACCGTCTGGATCAGGTGATGTTAGGTCTGACATTGAAGCAGTTGAAAAGCTATTCGGGCCACCTTGCGCTGAGTTTGTCGGGCAGTTCTCTGACCAATGAAACCACCATTAAGCAATTGCTCAGTCCGTTGAAGCACCATCCCCAGCTTGCGCGTCGTTTAATTCTGGAGCTGGATGAGAACCAGATGCCGAAGCCAGAACTGATGGAAGTGTTTGTGAAAATGCTTAATCAACACCGCTGTGGTTTGGGTCTGCAACACTTTGGTAGCCGCTTCGATATGATTGGCCACTTCTCGCAGTGGGGGCTGGCGTACCTGAAAATCGATTCCAGCTACATCCGTCATATTGATATCGAGAATGATAAACGTCTGTTTATTGATGTGCTGCACAGCGCGACCCACAACATTGATTTGCCATTGATTGCCGAACGCGTGGAAACCGCTGGTGAATTGCGTGTTCTGCAAGAAGTGGGGATTTATGGGGCGATGGGGCAGTTACTGGGGGAACCGGCACCCTTCTGA
- the lapG gene encoding cysteine protease LapG — MLLFLGNSLRAAWDFTTIQQRADQLYGPASPDAKKRIDAWQQLLLQQRNKSESEQLNAVNLFFNQQLHYREDSEIWNTIDYWATPLESLRKGEADCEDYALAKYFTLRHLGISGEKLRITYVKAIQLNRAHMVLTWYETPDAIPVVLDSLTDKLLPATKRSDLLPVYSFNDSGLWLPGSQNNKRVGDSKHLSRWQDVLKKMREEGFPIDE, encoded by the coding sequence TTGTTATTATTCCTGGGGAACTCGTTACGTGCCGCCTGGGACTTTACCACCATTCAACAACGCGCCGATCAGCTATATGGCCCTGCCAGTCCTGATGCAAAAAAACGTATTGATGCCTGGCAGCAACTGCTTTTGCAACAGCGAAATAAAAGTGAATCTGAACAATTAAACGCGGTTAATCTATTTTTTAACCAACAACTGCACTACCGCGAAGATAGCGAAATCTGGAATACCATTGATTATTGGGCAACACCGCTGGAATCACTCCGCAAGGGGGAAGCGGATTGTGAAGATTATGCGCTCGCTAAATATTTCACATTACGCCATTTAGGTATTTCAGGGGAAAAACTGCGAATTACCTACGTTAAAGCTATTCAGCTTAATCGCGCGCATATGGTTTTAACCTGGTATGAAACACCTGATGCGATCCCGGTGGTCCTGGACAGTTTGACAGACAAACTCTTACCCGCAACAAAACGCTCAGATTTATTACCGGTTTACTCTTTTAATGATAGTGGGCTGTGGTTACCAGGCAGTCAAAATAATAAACGTGTCGGGGATAGTAAGCACCTTTCTCGCTGGCAAGATGTATTAAAAAAAATGCGGGAAGAAGGATTCCCGATTGATGAATAG
- a CDS encoding transporter substrate-binding domain-containing protein, with translation MKKLLNNKLKHLFSVLTLLPLALLSHPLSAEQTSATFEHIKSTHTLNIGYRQLAPFSFRDKSGKVSGYTISLCNMIADELRLSLGLKQLEVHYIPVLFTERVAALNGSRIDLDCSVNTDAPERKNSVSFSTDYFASTMRIISLRQNNIHTLEDLRGRTVSVPRGSKDLLELNRLNREKHLSLSIITSDTSEDAFEMMAQKRTAALILDGILAYPLINQSEDPEAFTILHEDVGEKMKYAIMMRKQDPLFVAFVDKTLENIFESPLHAQLTNKWLSQTVIIKNKQKD, from the coding sequence ATGAAAAAATTATTGAATAACAAGCTTAAGCATCTGTTCAGCGTGTTGACGTTGTTGCCCCTGGCCTTGCTTTCTCACCCGCTTTCAGCAGAACAGACCTCTGCGACTTTTGAGCATATTAAATCAACCCATACTCTTAATATCGGCTACCGTCAGCTCGCGCCATTCTCTTTTCGGGATAAAAGCGGCAAGGTCAGCGGCTACACAATTTCGCTATGTAATATGATTGCCGATGAATTGCGGCTGTCTCTGGGCTTAAAACAGCTCGAGGTTCATTACATTCCCGTTCTGTTTACTGAGCGAGTTGCCGCACTGAACGGCAGCAGAATAGATTTAGATTGCAGCGTGAATACTGATGCCCCGGAAAGGAAAAATAGCGTCTCTTTTTCGACAGATTACTTTGCCTCCACTATGCGAATCATTTCGTTGCGCCAAAATAATATCCATACGCTTGAAGATTTAAGAGGGCGTACCGTGAGCGTTCCTCGCGGCTCTAAAGATTTATTGGAACTTAACCGCTTAAATCGTGAAAAACATCTGAGCCTTTCAATTATTACGTCAGATACATCGGAAGATGCTTTCGAAATGATGGCGCAAAAGCGCACGGCTGCATTAATTCTGGATGGTATATTGGCCTATCCCCTCATCAATCAGAGCGAAGATCCTGAAGCGTTTACCATTTTGCATGAAGATGTGGGTGAGAAAATGAAGTACGCCATTATGATGAGAAAACAGGATCCGTTATTTGTTGCGTTTGTTGATAAAACCCTGGAGAACATTTTCGAGTCGCCGCTCCATGCTCAGTTGACCAACAAGTGGCTATCGCAGACTGTCATCATTAAAAACAAACAGAAAGATTAA
- a CDS encoding amino acid ABC transporter substrate-binding protein, protein MRCKSIFYRLTSLVMLIGFSTTACYAHGGHSKKTLERIAETKTITLGYQDDAFPFSYVESQKPAGYTIDICNKIVDDIKTKLKIKDLNVRWIKSSTASQFVLIKNHATDMMCIPAFYSELRHQQAEFTLPFFFSSTRFITRKNNSTNTIKELAGHSVLVKSGTIYVEQLHQLNKTNDLNLNIELDNSNNAAFQSIQTGELPALISSYVLLKGMIALSPDPEDFEISNEVFSQPIPAGLLLPLDDPEFKRVVDDSMSQILTSKDFAKLYQKWFMSPIPPKAINLNIPMSTALKALIATTSNHANENEKIIE, encoded by the coding sequence ATGCGCTGTAAATCAATCTTTTATCGATTAACCTCACTGGTGATGCTGATAGGGTTTAGCACCACAGCGTGCTATGCACACGGCGGGCATAGCAAGAAAACCCTTGAGAGGATCGCCGAAACGAAGACCATTACCCTCGGTTATCAGGATGATGCCTTCCCGTTTTCCTATGTCGAGTCTCAAAAACCGGCAGGCTATACCATCGATATTTGTAATAAGATCGTGGATGACATTAAAACGAAACTGAAGATAAAAGATCTTAACGTTCGTTGGATCAAAAGCAGCACGGCCTCACAGTTTGTTTTAATTAAAAACCATGCCACGGACATGATGTGCATTCCTGCTTTTTACTCGGAATTACGTCATCAGCAAGCGGAGTTCACCCTTCCCTTCTTTTTCTCAAGCACGCGGTTTATTACACGTAAAAACAACAGCACTAACACCATTAAAGAGTTAGCAGGCCATAGCGTGTTAGTGAAAAGTGGCACCATTTATGTTGAACAATTGCATCAGCTGAATAAAACAAACGATCTCAACCTCAATATAGAGCTCGATAATAGTAATAACGCCGCCTTCCAAAGCATACAAACGGGCGAATTACCGGCCCTTATTTCCAGTTACGTGCTGCTTAAAGGAATGATCGCGCTCTCTCCAGACCCTGAAGACTTTGAAATATCGAATGAGGTTTTTAGCCAACCGATTCCTGCCGGGCTGCTTTTGCCATTGGATGATCCCGAGTTTAAACGCGTCGTCGACGATTCAATGAGTCAGATCCTCACCAGCAAAGACTTTGCCAAACTTTATCAAAAGTGGTTCATGTCACCGATACCGCCGAAAGCTATCAATCTCAATATACCGATGTCGACTGCACTAAAAGCCTTGATCGCAACAACATCAAACCATGCGAACGAAAATGAAAAAATTATTGAATAA
- a CDS encoding putative bifunctional diguanylate cyclase/phosphodiesterase encodes MAKSFLSLKSVKGWHHSIAGKITQFLLVGILIAFGAGACAGWGLIDSFSYQQWVHQAEANAQIMTYIVRNVYTNVAVGTSSTGQITRIVSEHKLGDADSVIQTGYNPVDVLALASVQTRNPTWLFLYTPEVGFQGISNSSESQEAKITFKGHRATDVLANDYIGFASIDGKECFISAVPILTPSGEILGSLVSSIGNKSQLYAAYDAMLKKTLVILALILLGTLALVTLFMRRLFRPVPLLINSLTRIAHEQTDHITPYLDQDDEIGRLAAAIEKLRIAMVERDYLQRMQDMSQKMEYMAHHDSLTGFPNRASFSQALDKCIREMSQNGQLFNLLLIDLDNFKPVNDTFGHSAGDEVLIGVAQRLSLLLGPMDFAARLGGDEFAILQYVKSDNCQEAGALSQKIVRALSIPFTYGTNSFAISCSVGIVTAPSQGMSATTLMINADLALYASKHSGRGCYHFFEDGMMMKHTNSVFVNQEIINGIDNNEFVLHYQPIIDLESETVCGYESLIRWNHPTKGLIYPDYFINIAEESGLIIRLGEWIIRESCRAAAKWPESIKVAVNISAYQLHSSGLIDIIVDALKQSGLGANRLEIEVTESEKLEQSIALPVFKKIHEMGISIAMDDLGTGYAALDYLLIYPFTRIKIARTLIMKLEQESASQYLVVMLIQFARKYGMSVTAEGVETEQQRSILRRISCQNVQGYYYSRPLPEKDLEPTFGNKVIDGEVCDAL; translated from the coding sequence GTGGCTAAAAGTTTTTTGTCGCTGAAAAGCGTAAAAGGTTGGCACCATTCTATTGCAGGGAAAATTACCCAATTTTTGCTGGTGGGTATCCTTATTGCGTTTGGTGCAGGCGCCTGTGCCGGTTGGGGGCTGATTGACAGCTTCTCTTACCAGCAATGGGTCCACCAGGCTGAAGCGAATGCTCAAATAATGACGTACATCGTGCGTAACGTTTATACCAATGTCGCAGTAGGAACCAGTTCAACCGGGCAAATTACGCGGATTGTTTCTGAACACAAATTGGGTGATGCAGATTCCGTCATTCAAACAGGTTATAACCCTGTCGATGTGCTGGCGCTGGCTTCGGTACAAACCCGTAACCCGACCTGGCTTTTCCTTTATACGCCTGAAGTCGGCTTCCAGGGCATTAGCAACAGCTCCGAATCCCAGGAAGCGAAGATCACCTTCAAAGGACACCGAGCCACCGATGTCCTGGCGAATGACTACATCGGTTTTGCTTCCATTGATGGCAAAGAGTGCTTTATCAGCGCCGTCCCAATTCTCACGCCTTCCGGCGAAATCCTGGGCAGTTTGGTCAGCAGCATTGGCAATAAAAGCCAGCTGTATGCGGCTTATGACGCAATGCTGAAGAAAACCCTGGTTATCCTGGCGCTGATTTTACTGGGGACGTTGGCACTGGTGACCTTGTTTATGCGTCGACTTTTCCGCCCCGTCCCGCTGCTGATTAACTCTTTGACGCGCATTGCTCATGAGCAGACCGATCACATTACCCCTTATTTAGATCAAGATGACGAGATCGGCAGATTAGCGGCAGCCATTGAAAAACTCCGTATTGCGATGGTGGAACGTGATTACCTGCAACGCATGCAGGATATGTCGCAAAAAATGGAATACATGGCGCACCATGACTCGCTGACGGGCTTCCCGAACCGCGCTTCCTTTAGTCAGGCGCTGGATAAATGTATCCGTGAAATGAGTCAGAACGGGCAGTTATTCAATCTGCTGCTGATTGACCTCGATAACTTTAAACCGGTGAATGACACCTTCGGCCACTCTGCCGGGGATGAAGTCCTTATCGGCGTTGCGCAGCGCCTGTCCCTGCTGTTAGGCCCTATGGATTTTGCCGCGCGCTTAGGCGGTGATGAATTTGCCATTTTGCAGTACGTGAAGTCAGACAATTGCCAGGAAGCCGGGGCGCTGTCGCAAAAAATTGTACGCGCATTGAGTATTCCATTTACCTACGGCACCAACTCCTTTGCCATTAGTTGTAGCGTCGGAATTGTCACCGCCCCGTCTCAGGGGATGAGTGCGACGACGCTGATGATTAACGCCGACCTCGCCTTGTATGCCTCAAAACATAGCGGACGTGGCTGCTACCACTTCTTTGAAGATGGCATGATGATGAAGCACACCAACAGCGTGTTTGTGAATCAGGAAATCATCAACGGCATTGATAACAATGAGTTCGTGCTGCACTACCAGCCGATTATCGATCTGGAAAGTGAAACGGTTTGTGGTTATGAATCGCTGATCCGCTGGAACCATCCGACCAAGGGCCTTATTTATCCTGACTACTTTATTAATATTGCCGAAGAGTCAGGCCTGATTATCCGTCTGGGTGAGTGGATTATCCGCGAATCCTGTAGAGCCGCCGCTAAGTGGCCAGAATCAATTAAAGTTGCGGTTAACATTTCGGCTTATCAATTACATAGCTCAGGTTTGATTGATATTATTGTTGATGCTCTGAAGCAAAGCGGTCTGGGAGCAAATCGTCTGGAAATTGAAGTGACTGAATCGGAAAAACTCGAACAGTCAATTGCGCTACCGGTATTCAAGAAAATACATGAAATGGGTATTTCTATTGCCATGGATGATCTTGGCACCGGATATGCGGCGCTGGATTACCTGCTTATTTATCCGTTTACGCGCATTAAAATTGCCCGCACGCTGATTATGAAACTGGAGCAAGAGAGTGCCAGCCAATATCTGGTGGTGATGCTGATTCAATTTGCCAGGAAATATGGCATGAGCGTGACAGCAGAAGGGGTAGAGACCGAGCAACAACGTTCGATTTTACGCCGTATTTCTTGCCAGAATGTCCAGGGCTACTATTACAGCCGACCGTTGCCAGAAAAAGATCTCGAGCCGACGTTTGGTAATAAAGTTATCGACGGGGAGGTTTGCGATGCGCTGTAA
- a CDS encoding sensor domain-containing phosphodiesterase: MDSIASDSTAHTNKRWGLPLILPCLLYALAQLLSSHIIADGRVLVVYDLELAALSAVLVLFGYRAIPGLILLIVCSVLFRPLTHTRELLVYLAAALISHAIYAKSTGWRSPSSFGCIKLTTQRIIWLCLCNALLYTAFREVIFLVTRTHLYPGMVFEHVFNAQTLVRIQGVMNGCVTGIPLFYTVLRVICSPKYAAVCLKSIAAQFSENVGYTRFLAWAASLLILMVCLNMPLKNNVFFTFYSLILIFPLMLWSAVRIGYIFTVPFWTVMLIVLGKNNENYITLNDDYMLHQVLVSTAIFVFTLTIVIMGVLSRFNKLRFEQLLDMGLTDPMTNMPNLRALKADIKASPHSTVCLIQVPEMELFSRRYGLHFRARYQKKLAEFLRNQLKGEEKIYYHAGYGLLLKLNEPSWGRLSLLYKSANTFRYSHNNQQLGFRSGLGYCRATQFCNDVYSLTGKLGIVSGLSLVNGKPENLEAQSSRILESYIVGRTDIRTVLQKTLDNDAFVLMAQPIVSTRGEERYHEILLRMLDEEGRFIPPDRFLPVATEAGLAPDIDFWVIRNTLKTMQQHPDRCFSINLAPVTVCRASFVHDVQLLLTQFGVDPHRIIFEITEADALSDTEQSQNTVRALKSLGCRVAIDDFGTGFSSHARLRDVSADILKIDGSFIREITESEVSHYIVESFCHVAKMKNMQVVAEYVENENIQRCLERMNVDWLQGYHIGKPVPLLSLT; this comes from the coding sequence TTGGACTCTATAGCGAGCGATAGTACAGCGCATACCAATAAACGGTGGGGTTTACCGTTAATTCTCCCTTGCCTGCTTTACGCACTAGCGCAGCTGCTCAGCAGCCATATTATTGCCGATGGGCGAGTTCTGGTGGTCTATGACCTGGAATTAGCCGCCCTCTCCGCGGTGTTGGTGCTGTTCGGCTATCGGGCCATCCCCGGCCTGATTCTACTCATTGTTTGCTCTGTGTTATTCCGCCCACTCACTCACACCCGGGAACTGCTCGTCTATCTGGCCGCAGCGCTGATTAGCCACGCAATCTATGCCAAAAGCACCGGTTGGCGTAGCCCATCAAGCTTTGGTTGCATAAAGCTGACCACCCAAAGAATCATCTGGCTGTGTTTGTGTAATGCGTTGCTCTATACCGCTTTCAGGGAAGTGATTTTCCTGGTTACCCGGACGCATCTTTATCCAGGGATGGTGTTTGAACATGTTTTTAACGCGCAGACGCTGGTCAGAATCCAGGGCGTGATGAACGGTTGTGTCACGGGCATTCCCTTGTTTTATACCGTGTTAAGGGTTATCTGCAGCCCGAAATATGCAGCGGTGTGCCTGAAGTCTATCGCGGCGCAGTTTTCTGAAAACGTAGGTTACACCCGTTTTCTTGCCTGGGCCGCATCGCTGCTTATTTTAATGGTTTGTCTCAACATGCCATTAAAAAATAACGTCTTTTTTACTTTCTACAGCCTGATTCTTATCTTCCCGTTGATGCTCTGGAGCGCGGTTCGTATCGGCTATATCTTCACCGTCCCGTTCTGGACGGTGATGCTTATCGTGTTGGGCAAGAATAACGAAAACTATATCACCCTGAACGATGATTACATGCTGCACCAGGTACTGGTTTCTACGGCTATTTTTGTCTTTACGCTGACCATCGTCATCATGGGCGTATTGTCCAGATTCAATAAGTTACGTTTTGAGCAGCTGTTGGATATGGGGTTAACTGACCCGATGACCAACATGCCGAACCTTCGCGCGTTGAAGGCGGATATCAAAGCGTCGCCACACTCCACGGTTTGCCTGATTCAGGTGCCAGAAATGGAGCTGTTCTCACGCCGTTACGGTTTGCACTTTCGGGCGAGATACCAAAAAAAGCTTGCCGAATTTCTGCGTAACCAACTGAAGGGCGAAGAAAAAATTTATTACCACGCGGGTTATGGTCTGCTGCTTAAACTCAACGAACCGAGTTGGGGAAGACTCAGCCTGCTGTATAAATCAGCCAATACTTTTCGTTATTCACATAACAATCAGCAGCTTGGTTTTCGCAGTGGGCTCGGTTATTGCCGGGCAACGCAGTTCTGTAATGACGTTTACAGCCTGACCGGTAAGCTGGGAATTGTGTCGGGACTGTCGCTGGTTAATGGCAAACCTGAAAACCTCGAAGCGCAGTCCAGCCGCATTCTGGAAAGCTATATCGTGGGGCGAACGGACATTCGCACGGTGCTTCAGAAGACACTGGATAACGATGCATTCGTGTTAATGGCGCAACCCATTGTCAGCACGCGTGGGGAAGAGCGCTATCACGAGATCCTGCTGCGTATGCTGGATGAAGAAGGGCGCTTTATTCCGCCGGACAGGTTTTTGCCTGTGGCGACCGAAGCAGGACTGGCACCGGACATCGATTTTTGGGTGATCAGAAACACGTTAAAAACCATGCAGCAGCACCCGGATCGCTGCTTCTCCATTAACCTGGCCCCGGTCACGGTGTGTCGTGCCAGTTTTGTTCACGACGTTCAGTTACTGCTAACCCAGTTTGGCGTCGATCCGCATCGGATCATCTTTGAGATAACCGAAGCTGACGCGCTATCCGATACCGAACAGTCGCAGAACACGGTGCGCGCGCTCAAAAGCCTCGGCTGTCGGGTGGCGATTGACGACTTTGGCACCGGCTTCTCCAGCCATGCCCGATTACGCGATGTCAGTGCAGATATTTTGAAAATAGACGGTTCGTTTATTCGTGAAATTACCGAGAGTGAAGTCAGCCACTACATTGTTGAGTCTTTTTGCCATGTGGCAAAAATGAAAAATATGCAGGTGGTGGCTGAGTATGTTGAAAATGAAAATATTCAACGTTGCCTGGAAAGAATGAACGTGGATTGGCTTCAGGGTTATCACATTGGTAAGCCTGTACCCTTGCTCTCACTAACATGA